The Prionailurus viverrinus isolate Anna chromosome C1, UM_Priviv_1.0, whole genome shotgun sequence DNA window ttaatttatgaagAACTGCagattagcatacagtgttaagTAATACGGAGATTCTCCCAATGgcaacatcttgcaaaactacagCACGGTACTGATACCCATAAGCTCAAGATACAGAACTGTTCCATCGCCACCCCAAGGGTCCCTCGTGTATCCTTTTATAGCCACAACCCACCCCGCCCCACAACTAACTTTTAATGACAGGACATAATCCAGACAGTAACAGCTCCCACCTGGAACAGTTAGCCTGGGCCGCTGCTAACCCAGACAGAAGTCTGCAGAGGGGCGGCCCCGCCCCTTTCACGCAAgctgcaggccccgcccccccaccgggGCCGACCAACAGCCATCTGGAGACGAGCCGCTTCCGTCAGCGACCGAGAAAAACCGGAAGTCGGCGCCAGTCTTCCCCTCTCGCGGCCGCTCCGGCCAAAATGGCGGACCTCCACCGCCAGCTGCAGGAGTACTTGGCGCAGGGGAAAGCCGGCGGGCTGGCGGCCGCGGAGCCGCTCCTCGCTGCGGAAAAGGCGGAGGAGCCCGCGGCGGGGGGCGGGCCGGCGGGGGCGTGGCTGGGCCGCGCGGGTCTACGCTGGACGTGGGCGCGGAGCCCCGCGGAGCCAACGGCGGCAGTGACCTCAGCGTGCTTTCCCAGCGTGACGCGCGCGCAGCGGCTGGTGGCGAGCGGCGTGTGCCTGCTGCTGGCCGCGCTCTGCTTCGGCCTGGCCGCGCTCTACGCGCCCGTGCTGCTGCTGCGCGCCCGCAAGTTCGCACTGCTCTGGTccctgggctctgcgctggcgcTAGCTGGCGGCACGCTATTGCGGGGCGGCGCGGCGTGCGGGCGCCTGCTGCGCGGCGAGGAGACGCCGTCGCGGCCAGCGCTGCTCTATGTGGCCGCACTGGGCGCCACGCTATACGCGGCGCTCGGGCTGCGCAGTACGTTGTTCACGGCGCTAGGCGCCTGCGTGCAGGTGGCCGCTCTGCTGTCCGTGCTATTCGGTCTCTTGCCCCGGGGTGCGGTCACCGCGCTGCGGCTAGCGCTCGGGCGCCTGGGCCCGGGAGCCGGCCTCGCCAAGGCGCTGCCGGTGTGAGAAGCCCCGGGGCCCGTGCTGTCGAGCAAGGACGGACGGAGGTCCTGTACGGAGGCGACGCGGAGCCCGGCCCCGCGACGCGCCGTCGGAAGACCACCGGGAGCCGGTCCCTGGCGCGGCGCGGACGGAGACAAGGACTGCGCCCGCCGTCTTCCAGATCGCGCTGGGTAGAGGCTGCTCCGTTGTTGTGCCACCGAACCTGTCACCTTTGAGCAGCTGTTCTAAAACTGAGACTTGAGCCGCCTCGGAAGCTCTTCGGTTTCAGCGTCTTCCGCCTTACTGTTGCATGTGCTATGAAATCGGGATGTTGTGGTTGACTTGGTGAGAGTACTGCTGTGAAACACTCACAGTAAATTGCTTTTGCGTTAACCGTGGTCTTAGATTGAGCGCAGTAAAAAATGAATGGCTCTTCAGTTTTAATTAGCTGCCCTTGTGACTTTTCTCAGACTTCTACCTTTTGTCGTTTCAGAAATCCAGTGGTAGATTGTAGTAGCTTAGCTACAATACCCTTTTCTTTGGCTCTCGAAAATTTATTCTTCCTCATTCAATGAGTGGATTCTTAAGGGTATCAAATTAAACACTAAATTTAGCCACCAGGTTTTTATTTAAGTACTTTAGTTAAGACCGTTTACCtcggtttttctttctttttttttttttttttagtgaaattgTAAATATGGTGCCTTATAAAATTGAAGGAAAATTGGTTTTGTATTAGACATGAAAGCGATGGACCAAAAAGTAAATGCCCCAAGCATGACCTGTCGATGATGCTATGAGAGGTCCCTGGGCAGAACTGGGTTGCGGACTCCTGCCAGACAAGAGACTTCTACATGCAAAGTTCTGTATTTGACGGAAATCGTGGATTTCTACAAGTCCTAATTTATCATTCCTAGTTTTACTACCTGCTTTTTAAAGTGCAATTTATATTTTGTAGGCTGATTCTAATGCAGTGTAAGATGCTTTTCATATCTGACACGTTGCCTCTTAGGTTCAGCATTTACTCTTGTCTTTGACTTCATTGCATACCCTAATGTATTGCCAAAAAGTTCGGACTCAGTATTCTGATGAGTCCAGAAAACATGTTTTGTTAGTAGCTCTATATTAACTAGAAAGTAAATGTACTTAGgattttcaaattctttatcaGTGGGTCTCAGTTCACATCAAAATTACTTGAAGAACCAGATCAATTCAGCCAGAATCTGGAGAGGGGCGGCGGGGAACCCAGGCCT harbors:
- the SFT2D3 gene encoding vesicle transport protein SFT2C; amino-acid sequence: MADLHRQLQEYLAQGKAGGLAAAEPLLAAEKAEEPAAGGGPAGAWLGRAGLRWTWARSPAEPTAAVTSACFPSVTRAQRLVASGVCLLLAALCFGLAALYAPVLLLRARKFALLWSLGSALALAGGTLLRGGAACGRLLRGEETPSRPALLYVAALGATLYAALGLRSTLFTALGACVQVAALLSVLFGLLPRGAVTALRLALGRLGPGAGLAKALPV